A segment of the Colletotrichum destructivum chromosome 3, complete sequence genome:
TTGCCCGTCGAGTCCTCTAGATTCCAGAACATCAACAGCGAATTCTCCGCCGTCATGAAGAAGGTCTACAAGCAGCCCTACGTTCTGGACGTTCTCACAATCCCCAACGTCCAGAAGTCTCTCGAGAGACTGGCTGAGCTTCTCAACAAGATCCAAAAGGCCCTGGGTGAATACCTCGAGAAGGAGCGTGTCTCATTCCCCCGATTCTACTTTGTCGGTGACGAGGATCTTCTTGAAATGATTGGCAACAGCAATGACACTTTGCGCATCGCGAAGCACTTCAAAAAGATGTTTGCTGGTCTTTCTGGGCtcatcatggacgacgagacgatCATCTCTGGCTTCACATCCAAGGAAGGCGAAGCCGTGCgtctcaagaaggagatcTCGCTTGCCAAGACACCCAAGATCAACGACTGGCTCGCTCTACTGGAGAACGGCATGAAGAACACCCTagccgagctcctcgcggAGGCTGTCGATCAGTACACCCCCATCTTTGAGTCTGAAaagatcgagaaggaggccatggATACGTTCATGGAAGCTTTCCCCAGTCAGatcgtcgtcctcgcgaCCCAGGTCGTCTGGACGACAGCCGTTGAGAAATCTCTGGTTGATGGCGGCAAGACGCTACAGTCGCTCTACGACCGCGAGGTCCAGGTGCTTCGCCTCCTTGCCAACACCGTCCTGGGCGATCTTGAAATCATCCAGCGCAAAAAGTGCGAACAGCTCATCACCGAATGCGTTCATCAGCGAGACGCCATCGAGAAGTTGACCAGTCTCAACGCCACCACGCCGACTCACTACTGGTGGCTGCTTCAGATGCGCTACGTCTACACTCCCGAGGGCGACTTCTTTCAACGCCTGCAGGTCAAGATGGCCAACGCCACGCTCGCCTATGGGTTTGAGTATCTCGGAGTTCCCGACCGCCTCGTCAGAACACCCCTTACGGATCGATGCTtcctcaccctcacccaAGCCCTCCAGCAACGGCTGGGTGGATCTCCTTACGGTCCTGCCGGAACGGGTAAGACGGAGTCAGTCAAGGCTCTCGGCCTCCAGCTTGGTCGTTTCACCCTTGTCTTCTGCTGCGACGACACTTTCGACTTCCAGGCCATGGGCCGCATCTTCCTCGGTATCTGCCAAGTTGGTGCGTGGGGATGTTTCGACGAGTTTAACCGTCTCGAGGAAAGGATCTTGTCGGCCGTCTCGCAGCAGATTCAGAACATTCAGCTCGGCTTGAAACAAGgagccgaagacgagaaggCCCAGACCGAGCTCGTTGGACGACAGCTCCGCGTCAACGCGAACACTGGCATCTTCATCACCATGAACCCCGGCTACGCTGGCCGTTCCAACCTCCCGGACAACTTGAAGAAGCTGTTCCGCAGTGTCGCCATGTCCAAGCCTGACAAGGAGCTCATTGCCGAAGTCATGTTGTACTCCCAGGGCTTCAACCAGGCTAAACAGCTCTCGAAGCATACGGTCCCATTCTTCGACCAGTGCGCGGCGAGATTGTCGAAGCAAGCCCATTACGACTTTGGTCTCCGTGCCCTGAAGAGCGTCCTCGTCAGCTCAGGAGGGCTGAAGCGTGCGCGACTTCTCGAGAGCGATGGCAGCCTTGGGGCCGAAGAAGTGGTCGAGCCTGAGATCATCGTCCAGAGCATCCGAGAAACCATTGCGCCCAAGCTGATCAAGAGCGATGTCGAGATCCTcaccgaggtcgaagaggcCTGCTTCCCCGGCGTCAAGTACGTCCCGGCCAACCTGCAtcagctcgaggaggccatcagaACTCTTGCGGACGAGAGACAGCTGGTTGTCAACGACACCTGGATGACCAAGGTCCTCCAATTGTACCAGATCCAAAAGATCCACCACGGCGTGATGATGGTCGGTAACTCGGGCACTGGCAAATCTGCCGCCTGGACCCTTCTGCTCGACGCACTCCAGAAGGTCGAGGGTGTGGAGGGTGTGCAGCACGTCATTGACTCCAAGGTCATGTCCAAGGAGGCGCTGTACGGAAACCTCGACTCTACCACCCGTGAGTGGACGGACGGTCTCTTCACCAGTATCCTGCGCAAGATTGTCGACAATCTTCGAGGAGAGGATTCCAAGCGCCACTGGATTGTCTTCGACGGTGACGTCGACCCTGAATGGGTCGAGAACTTGAACAGTGTGTTGGACGACAACAAGCTCCTCACCCTGCCGAACGGTGAGCGTCTCAACTTGCCCGCCAACGTCCGCATCATGTTCGAGGTCGAGACCTTGAAGTACGCCACTCTTGCCACGGTCAGTCGTTGCGGCATGGTCTGGTTCAGCGAAGACACTGTCACGCCGACTATGATGCTCGAGCACTATCTTGGCACGCTTCGCTCCAAGCCCTttgaggacctcgacgaggacaatGTCGCAGCTGGACAGAGTCCCGCAAAGGCTCTCGCCATCCAGTCCCAAGTGGCCGACCTCCTCGGTGCTTTCCTTTCCGGGGAAGACTTCCTCGTGGCTGCACTCAAGGAAGCCGAGAGTTACAATCACATCATGGACTTCACTGTCGCGCGTGTGCTCAACACCCTATTCTCTCTCCTGAACAAGGCAGTGCGCGACATGATCGAGTACAATGCCCAGCACTCCGACTTCCCTCTGGatcctgatcaggtcgaaGCCTTCGTCGCGAAGAAGCTTCTCCTCGCGCTCGTATGGGCTCTCACCGGCGACTGTCCTCTAAACGACCGCAAGTCTTTTGGAGATGCTGTCTGCGGCCTTGCCAGCTTCGGCAACCCGCCTCTCGACGGCACTAGCTCGCTCATTGACTTCGACGTCACTCTCCCCAAGGCCGAGTGGGCGCCGTGGCAGAACCAGGTGCCGACCATCGAGGTCAACACTCACTCTGTCACGCAGACCGACGTGGTCATTCCGACGCTGGATACCGTGCGTCACGAGGATGTCCTGTACTCCTGGTTGGCCGAGCACAAGCCACTGCTTCTTTGCGGTCCTCCCGGTTCGGGTAAGACGATGACGCTGTTCAGCGCTCTCCGCAAGCTTCCCAACATGGAGGTTGTCGGTCTCAACTTCTCCAGCGCAACGACGCCTGATCTCCTGATCAAGACCTTTGAGCAATATTGCGAGTACAAGAAGACCCTGAACGGAGTAATGCTCTCGCCGACCCAGATCGGCAGATGGTTGGTCATTTTCTGCGACGAAATCAACTTGCCCGCGCCCGACAAATACGGAACGCAGAGAGCCATCTCCTTCCTGCGTCAACTCGTCGAGCACAACGGTTTCTGGAGAACGTCGGACAAGTCCTGGGTCACCCTCGACCGTATCCAGTTCGTCGGTGCTTGCAACCCGCCCACCGATGCAGGCCGTACGCCCCTTGGTGCTAGGTTCCTCCGTCACGCTCCTCTCATCATGGTTGATTACCCCGGAGAGCTCTCCCTGCTGCAGATCTACGGTACTTTCAACTCGGCTGTTCTCAAGATTATCCCGTCTCTCCGCGGCTACTCGGAACCGCTGACCCAAGCCATGGTCAAGCTCTATCTCGAGTCGCAACAGCGCTTCACGCCCAAGATCCAGCCTCACTACGTGTACAGTCCTCGTGAGCTCACCCGATGGGTGCGAGGTATCTACGAGGCTATCCGGCCTCTGGAGACCCTTTCCATTGAGGGACTCGTCCGCATCTGGGCGCACGAAGCGCTGCGACTCTTCCAAGATCGTCTCGTCGCTGAGGATGAACGTCAATGGACCGATGACGCCGTCCGACGGATCGCCCTTGAGCTCTTCCCCACTGTTGATGACCAAAAggctctcggcggccccatcctcttctctAACTGGCTGTCGAAGAACTACGTACCTGTCGACCGGGAGCAGCTCCGAGACTTCGTCAAGGCCAGACTCAAGACCTTCTGCGAGGAAGAGGTTGACGTGCCTCTCATTTTGTTCAACGATGTCCTGGAACACGTCCTGCGGATTGACCGTGTTTTCAGACAGCCCCAGGGCCATCTTATTCTCATCGGTGTCAGTGGCAGTGGAAAGACGACGCTTTCGCGCTTCGTGGCATGGATGAACGGCCTCAAGGTCTTCCAGATCAAGGTTCATGGCAAGTACTCCGCCGAAGACTTTGATGACGATCTCCGGGATGTCCTCCGTCGCTGTGGTTGCAAGGGAGAGAAGATCTGCTTCATCATGGACGAGGCCAATGTTCTCGACTCTGGTTTCCTCGAGCGGATGAACACTCTGCTGGCCAACGCCGAGGTTCCTGGTCTTTTCGAGGGAGATGAGTTCGCCGCGCTCATGACGGCTTGCAAGGAGGGCGCCCAGCGACAGAACTTGCACTTGGACTCGCCCGAGGAACTATACAAATGGTTCACTCAGCAGATTGTCAAGAACCTGCACGTCGTGTTTACGATGAACCCGCCAGAAGGCGGTCTCGGATCCAAGGCCGCGACCAGTCCCGCCCTGTTCAACCGTTGCGTGCTCAACTGGTTTGGCGACTGGTCCGATCAGGCCCTCTTCCAGGTCGGCCACGAACTCACCCAGTCGATGGACCTGGACCGCCCCAACTTCCAAGCGCCTGATACCATCCCGGTGGCGTACCGCGGCCTCAGCCTGCCCCCCTCGCACCGCGAGACCATCGTCAACTCCATGGTCTACATCCACTACTCCCTCCAGAGATTCAACACTAAGCTGTTCAAGCAGCAGGGCAAGGTCACCTTCCTCACCCCCCGACACTTCTTGGATTTCGTCGCGCAGTACGTCAAGCTCTATAACGAGAAGCGCGAGGATCTGGAGGAACAGCAGCGCCATCTCAACGTTGGTCTCGAGAAGCTGCGAGACACGGTCGACAAGGTTCGCGACCTGAGGGTCAGCCTTGCGGAGAAGAAGTCCCAGCttgagaagaaggacgccgaggccaacgagaAGCTGCAGCGCATGGTTGCGGACCAGAGAGAGGCCGAACAGAGAAAGAACACCTCTTTGGAGATCCAGGTTGCCTTGGAGAAGcaagaggccgaggtggccaCAAGAAGAAAGGTGGTGTTGGAGgacctcgccaaggccgagccCGCCGTCGAAGAGGCCAGGGCCAGTGTTAGCAACATCAAGCGCCAGCACCTGACCGAAGTCCGTTCCATGGGCAACCCTCCCCAGGGTGTCAGGCTGGCCCTCGAGTCCGTCTGCGCTCTGCTGGGCCACAAGGTCAACGACTGGAGGATGATCCAAGGTATCATCCGTCGCGACGATTTCATTGCCAGCATCGTCAACTTCGACAACGAGCGCCAGATGACCAAGTCTCTGCGTGTCAAGATGCGCAACGAGTTCTTATCAAACCCCGAGTTCACCTTCGACAAGGTCAACCGTGCCAGCAAGGCCTGCGGTCCTCTGGTGCAGTGGGTGGAGGCACAGGTTTCGTACTCTGAGATCCTGGACAGAGTCGGCCCTCTCCGAGACGAAGtcgaccagctcgaggagcaggcTCTGCAAACCAAGGCAGAGGCTAAGGCCGTGGAGAATACCATCAACAACCTCGAGTCTAGCATCGCCCAGTACAAGACGGAGTACGCTGCTCTCATCAGCGAGACCCAGGCTATCAAGTCCGAGATGTCCAAGGTCCAGTTCAAGGTCGACAGGAGTGTCAAGCTCCTCGACAGCCTGTCATCCGAGAGAGTGCGCTGGGAAGAGGGCAGCAAGTCCTTTGAGACGCAGATCAGCACCCTCGTCGGAGACgtgctcgtcgccgccgccttcttggcctaCAGCGGTCTGTACGACCAGACCTTCCGCAAGTCGATGATGGACGACTGgctgcaccagctgcagcTCTCTGGTGTCTTGTTCAAGCCGCACAACCCGGTCACCGAGTACCTTTCGACGGCCGATGAGCGCCTCAGCTGGCAGGAGAACAGCTTGCCGGTCGATGACCTGTGCACGGAGAACGCCATCATCCTGAAGCGATTCAACCGCTACCCTCTCATCATCGATCCTTCCGGAAGAGTCACAGAGTTCTTGCAGAAGGAGAGCAAAGAGCGTCGCCTGACTGTCACCAGTTTCTTAGATGATTCGTTTACCAAGCAGTTGGAGAGTTCGCTGCGTTTCGGCAACCCCATCCTCATCCAGGATGCCGAGTACCTCGATCCTATCCTCAACCACGTCCTCAACAAGGAATACCAGAAGACTGGTGGGCGTGTTCTCATCCAGCTCGGCAAGCAGCAGATCGacttctcgccgtcgttcAAGATTTACCTGTCGACCCGCGACCCGTCGGCCACGTTTGCTCCCGACATCTGCTCTCGAACCACATTCGTCAACTTCACGGTCACACAGAGCAGTCTCCAGACCCAGTCCCTCAACGATGTGCTCAAGTCCGAGAGGCccgatgtcgacgagcgGCGATCCAACCTCATCAAGCTTCAAGGAGAGTTCAAGATTCATCTGCGACAGCTGGAGAAGCGTCTTCTACAAGCTCTCAACGAGTCTCGCGGAAACATactcgacgatgacaacgTCATCGAGACTCTGGAGACGCTGAAGACGGAGGCTGCCGAGATTTCGGACAAGATGAGCAACACCGAGGGCGTCATGGCGGAAGTTGAAGAGATCACCCAACAGTACAGCATCATCGCCCGCTCCTGCAGTACCGTCTTTGCGGTGCTGGAGCAGCTTCACTACCTCAACCACTTCTACCAGTTCTCGCTCCAGTActtcctcgacatcttccACTCCGTCCTCCATGGCAACAAGAACCTCGCCAACGAGACGAACCACAACATCCGCCGTGACGTTATCGTCAAGGACCTTTTCGTCACAACGTTCAAGCGGACTGCACTGGGCCTGCTTCAGAAGGACCGAATCACTCTGGCCATGCTGCTTGCTCAGGCCACGCCCTACAAGATGGACAAGACGCTGATCGACGTTATTCTTGACGATCGTGTGGAGGGCAAGGATCTCTCCACCGACAAGGATGCCAAGGACGACGCCTTTGCACGCGCTGGCCGCATGAACGCGCtgaaggagaagctcgaTAGGGTATCCTCTACTGATTGGGACAAGTTTTTGACGGAGGAGCTTGCGGAGAACTTTGTGCCCCCGATCTGGGAGGACACCACGGAGGCCTTCGACCAGGCCCTGCAGTCCCTGCTCCTCGTCAAGCTGTTCCGCCTCGACCGGTTCGTCCCGGCCGCTGAGCGATTTgtcaccctcgtcttcggctcTGACACATTTGATGTTGTTGAGGACCTCAAGGAGACCGTGAGCCAGGTGCCGGCCACGAGACCGATTTCCTTGGTCTCCAGCCCTGGTTTCGATGCCAGCTACAAGGTGGACAACCTCGTCGAGAGGATGCGCGTCAAGTGCACAAACATCGCCATGGGTTCCAACGAGGGTCTCGCAAGCGCCGACAAGGCAATTAGCAACGCCGCACAACTCGGCAACTGGGTCCTGGTCAAGAACGTCCATCTCGCTCCTACGTGGCTGCAGAGTCTCGAGAAGCGCATGGAATCGCTCAA
Coding sequences within it:
- a CDS encoding Putative AAA+ ATPase domain, dynein heavy chain region D6 P-loop domain, dynein heavy chain, tail; the protein is MEVASPQLPGANGVASPTADPSIDSNGVLDHVAQACQIALGATSEDLQSPGSLLHKHRYSDTLQRCTRFATDSLIALYIQKDILPASTIQNGAEDLKSPAYTYSLTTEISSLTPTTVSWLVLLKQRPGPIDHTLPLTSQILITNLPGPATLNATAGEQGPSTSPFEVLHSYVHHVLAQYFDANTRSQIANGARGRADVDSKTGIPVTKKRWNDLELSLLHLQQNVEIPEVSLMFHTMVQNALEEAESRHSKPTLDLIPSTDLTNSTFLNSLQNNVNSWIKSIQVITRMTRDPADNAKDFKFTASQEVNFWLSMESALEGIEGQLRSEGVLLTLEILKHAKRFQATVSFTADTGLKEAMEKVQKYNQLMRDFPLDELLSATSLSKVKDAIIQIFGHLNRKLRICPYPIRRALPLVEAISGDLDEVLHRLLPGTELVNLDYNEFKAIMKSSDDIFTTWDESIKEFTNVAREVTRRRNEKFIPIKVNPKHAELQSRLKYVSTFRDNHEQLQRTIVNVLGPKATVSGLTETTNTNGVVVVEEMGDVDAVEEVKQAWEALKNVDLLDVSAEGTERWAKAENMYNERTSRVENSIIARLRDRLATAKNANEMFRVFSKFNALFVRPKIRGAIAEYQNQLMEHVKQAIHALHERFKQQYGHSEAHAMAQLRDLPPVSGAIIWARQIEHQLDNYMKKVEDVLGSEWAIHAEGQKLQSESNLFRKKLDTQTIYKAWLDDVQRRQISISGFLFDIRRMRSTGGNYELLVNFDPQVITLFKETRNLMWQNYAVPHSINNVSKDAKRVYPFAVSLMESVRTFSQTMRQISEMGEEAVLVYGYRNDVYALVSRGVPLRWESFVNSHEIFFSTKNNATLPNVSEFGLSKPSESKHSLFIREFAAAVSLLQTKTASLASIHATVEKAVAELNACPYEASAFASRLETIQTAVDQLNLEQYVNLPYWVENMNQKLKEVLLGRLQEAILAWIQAFEDDYLDDGRRKQVTENGEEPVQEGPAIRRLIHELSMRNQVIYLDPPLEYARSSWFVQLHEWLGIVCNLKKIKATRYQMTLTTTTMDEPHFDDLPSNCTDLLSRVYVSVEKKLREIGSYVDKWLQFQSLWDLQSEQVYEALGDQLSRWLQLLQEIRKTRQTFDTQEVSRQFGHITIDYDQVQTKVNAKYDQWQHEILMKFASRLGNRMREVHADIEKARRDLESQGLDASSTAQAVQFITVVQACRRNVKLWAPEIDMFRQGQSTLVRQRYQFANDWLHIEQIDSSWESLTEILEKKSKIVQDQTDALKSKIIAEDKIVNDRIAEVAVQWNDEKPVSGTIQPDVASATLSSFEARISKLQSDFEMVAKAKEALDIPAATDASLGTILEEVQDFQSVWSNLSTIWASLNETREILWTAVQPRKIRSKIDDLIKSTKDMPSRMRQYAAFEHVQTILRGLLKVNSVLSDLKSEAIRDRHWTKIYKQIKPGKRYSPVSMTLGDVWDLNLVATEVIVRDIIAQAQGEMALEEFLKQVRETWSTYGLELVNYQNKCRLIRGWDDLFAKCSENLNSLQAMKHSPYYKEFEEEASSWEDKLNRVHVLFDVWIDVQRQWVYLEGVFTGNADIKHLLPVESSRFQNINSEFSAVMKKVYKQPYVLDVLTIPNVQKSLERLAELLNKIQKALGEYLEKERVSFPRFYFVGDEDLLEMIGNSNDTLRIAKHFKKMFAGLSGLIMDDETIISGFTSKEGEAVRLKKEISLAKTPKINDWLALLENGMKNTLAELLAEAVDQYTPIFESEKIEKEAMDTFMEAFPSQIVVLATQVVWTTAVEKSLVDGGKTLQSLYDREVQVLRLLANTVLGDLEIIQRKKCEQLITECVHQRDAIEKLTSLNATTPTHYWWLLQMRYVYTPEGDFFQRLQVKMANATLAYGFEYLGVPDRLVRTPLTDRCFLTLTQALQQRLGGSPYGPAGTGKTESVKALGLQLGRFTLVFCCDDTFDFQAMGRIFLGICQVGAWGCFDEFNRLEERILSAVSQQIQNIQLGLKQGAEDEKAQTELVGRQLRVNANTGIFITMNPGYAGRSNLPDNLKKLFRSVAMSKPDKELIAEVMLYSQGFNQAKQLSKHTVPFFDQCAARLSKQAHYDFGLRALKSVLVSSGGLKRARLLESDGSLGAEEVVEPEIIVQSIRETIAPKLIKSDVEILTEVEEACFPGVKYVPANLHQLEEAIRTLADERQLVVNDTWMTKVLQLYQIQKIHHGVMMVGNSGTGKSAAWTLLLDALQKVEGVEGVQHVIDSKVMSKEALYGNLDSTTREWTDGLFTSILRKIVDNLRGEDSKRHWIVFDGDVDPEWVENLNSVLDDNKLLTLPNGERLNLPANVRIMFEVETLKYATLATVSRCGMVWFSEDTVTPTMMLEHYLGTLRSKPFEDLDEDNVAAGQSPAKALAIQSQVADLLGAFLSGEDFLVAALKEAESYNHIMDFTVARVLNTLFSLLNKAVRDMIEYNAQHSDFPLDPDQVEAFVAKKLLLALVWALTGDCPLNDRKSFGDAVCGLASFGNPPLDGTSSLIDFDVTLPKAEWAPWQNQVPTIEVNTHSVTQTDVVIPTLDTVRHEDVLYSWLAEHKPLLLCGPPGSGKTMTLFSALRKLPNMEVVGLNFSSATTPDLLIKTFEQYCEYKKTLNGVMLSPTQIGRWLVIFCDEINLPAPDKYGTQRAISFLRQLVEHNGFWRTSDKSWVTLDRIQFVGACNPPTDAGRTPLGARFLRHAPLIMVDYPGELSLLQIYGTFNSAVLKIIPSLRGYSEPLTQAMVKLYLESQQRFTPKIQPHYVYSPRELTRWVRGIYEAIRPLETLSIEGLVRIWAHEALRLFQDRLVAEDERQWTDDAVRRIALELFPTVDDQKALGGPILFSNWLSKNYVPVDREQLRDFVKARLKTFCEEEVDVPLILFNDVLEHVLRIDRVFRQPQGHLILIGVSGSGKTTLSRFVAWMNGLKVFQIKVHGKYSAEDFDDDLRDVLRRCGCKGEKICFIMDEANVLDSGFLERMNTLLANAEVPGLFEGDEFAALMTACKEGAQRQNLHLDSPEELYKWFTQQIVKNLHVVFTMNPPEGGLGSKAATSPALFNRCVLNWFGDWSDQALFQVGHELTQSMDLDRPNFQAPDTIPVAYRGLSLPPSHRETIVNSMVYIHYSLQRFNTKLFKQQGKVTFLTPRHFLDFVAQYVKLYNEKREDLEEQQRHLNVGLEKLRDTVDKVRDLRVSLAEKKSQLEKKDAEANEKLQRMVADQREAEQRKNTSLEIQVALEKQEAEVATRRKVVLEDLAKAEPAVEEARASVSNIKRQHLTEVRSMGNPPQGVRLALESVCALLGHKVNDWRMIQGIIRRDDFIASIVNFDNERQMTKSLRVKMRNEFLSNPEFTFDKVNRASKACGPLVQWVEAQVSYSEILDRVGPLRDEVDQLEEQALQTKAEAKAVENTINNLESSIAQYKTEYAALISETQAIKSEMSKVQFKVDRSVKLLDSLSSERVRWEEGSKSFETQISTLVGDVLVAAAFLAYSGLYDQTFRKSMMDDWLHQLQLSGVLFKPHNPVTEYLSTADERLSWQENSLPVDDLCTENAIILKRFNRYPLIIDPSGRVTEFLQKESKERRLTVTSFLDDSFTKQLESSLRFGNPILIQDAEYLDPILNHVLNKEYQKTGGRVLIQLGKQQIDFSPSFKIYLSTRDPSATFAPDICSRTTFVNFTVTQSSLQTQSLNDVLKSERPDVDERRSNLIKLQGEFKIHLRQLEKRLLQALNESRGNILDDDNVIETLETLKTEAAEISDKMSNTEGVMAEVEEITQQYSIIARSCSTVFAVLEQLHYLNHFYQFSLQYFLDIFHSVLHGNKNLANETNHNIRRDVIVKDLFVTTFKRTALGLLQKDRITLAMLLAQATPYKMDKTLIDVILDDRVEGKDLSTDKDAKDDAFARAGRMNALKEKLDRVSSTDWDKFLTEELAENFVPPIWEDTTEAFDQALQSLLLVKLFRLDRFVPAAERFVTLVFGSDTFDVVEDLKETVSQVPATRPISLVSSPGFDASYKVDNLVERMRVKCTNIAMGSNEGLASADKAISNAAQLGNWVLVKNVHLAPTWLQSLEKRMESLNPHSDFRLFLSMESSPKIPVNLLRASRVLMYEQPAGVRANMKDSMSSLSTRATKAPVERTRLYLLLAFLHAVVQERLRYAPSLGWKGFWEFNDSDYECSAFIIDTWVEKAAGNRTNIAPQSIPWEMIRYLVTETYGGKIDNEGDFKQLNELVHSFLTPSAYDVGHKLVEGADNQEEGSLVVPSGTSLQDFMAWIHKLPEREPPTYLGLPANAEKLLLVGLGRSLIGNLKKVTELLEEGEQLMVEA